A stretch of the Thermus thermophilus genome encodes the following:
- the aceE gene encoding pyruvate dehydrogenase (acetyl-transferring), homodimeric type, with translation MTEKELKAAFQALSPEEKARFLEAENREWLESLEYVLKVEGPERVEELLRLLDEYLFRHGVYPANRLSTPYLNTLPKEKEPPYPGDLELERRIANILRWNVAMMVTRANKKADGIGGHIATYASIAELYEVGFNHFFRGPEAGLDRDLVFFQGHASPGNYARAFLEGRLKEEDLENFRREVHPPVPGGRGLSSYPHPWLMPDFWEFPTVSMGLGPIQAIYQARFMRYLEDRGLKPKSSAKVWAFLGDGEHDEPETVGALHLAAREGLDNLIFVVNCNLQRLDGPVRGNSKVIQELERLYRGAGWHVIKVVWGSAWDRLLAKDKEGHLLRRFEALVDGESQRYAAFGGKELRERFFNTPELKKLIEGMTDEELTELTRSRGGHDLAKIYAAYKAAVEHKGSPVVILARTIKGYGMGPTVMAKNVAHQVKKLTEEDLKEARRFLGIPIPEEKLSELPYYHPGPDSPEVRYLLERRKALGGFVPERRVRFKGGLEVPDEEFFREFYEGSGGREISTTMAFVRILAKLLRHPKIGKYIVPIVPDEARTFGMEALIAQVGVYSPKGQLYIPVDAGTLTAYKESQKGQILEEGITEAGAMAEFIAAGTAYAHWGIPTIPFFITYSMFGLQRIGDLVWAAADQRARGFFLGATAGRTTLAGEGLQHQDGQSHVYALAAPNLLAYDPAFAYEFAVILEDGLRRMYGRGEDVFYYITIENENYVHPPMPEPREKVKEGILKGLYLFREGEGKGPRVQLFGTGPILNEALKAQELLVQYGVVADVWSATSYKALYMDAVEAEREARLLGKARRPYVVEALEGHEGPVVAATDYLKALPNLIRGYLDRPFAALGTDGFGRSDTREALRDFFEVDARHIAYTALALLHGEGKVTKRTLNQARKDLGLKLEEVPPHRR, from the coding sequence ATGACGGAAAAGGAGCTGAAGGCGGCCTTCCAGGCCCTCTCGCCCGAGGAGAAGGCCCGCTTCCTAGAGGCCGAGAACCGGGAGTGGCTGGAGTCCTTGGAGTACGTCCTCAAGGTGGAGGGCCCCGAGCGGGTGGAGGAGCTCTTACGCCTTCTGGACGAGTACCTCTTCCGCCATGGGGTCTACCCCGCAAACCGCCTCTCCACCCCCTACCTCAACACCCTCCCCAAGGAGAAGGAGCCCCCTTACCCCGGGGACCTGGAGCTGGAGCGCCGCATCGCCAACATCCTCCGCTGGAACGTGGCCATGATGGTCACTCGGGCCAACAAGAAGGCGGACGGGATCGGGGGGCACATCGCCACCTACGCCTCCATCGCCGAGCTTTACGAGGTGGGCTTCAACCACTTCTTCCGCGGGCCGGAGGCGGGGCTGGACCGGGACCTCGTCTTCTTCCAGGGCCACGCCTCCCCCGGGAACTACGCCCGGGCCTTTCTGGAAGGGCGGCTTAAGGAGGAGGACCTGGAGAACTTCCGCCGCGAGGTCCACCCTCCGGTGCCGGGGGGCCGGGGGCTTTCCAGCTACCCCCACCCTTGGCTCATGCCCGACTTTTGGGAGTTCCCCACGGTCTCCATGGGCCTAGGCCCCATCCAGGCCATCTACCAGGCGCGCTTCATGCGTTACCTCGAGGACCGGGGCCTCAAGCCCAAAAGCTCCGCCAAGGTCTGGGCCTTCCTGGGGGACGGGGAGCACGACGAGCCCGAGACGGTGGGGGCGCTTCACCTTGCCGCCCGGGAGGGGCTGGACAACCTCATCTTCGTGGTGAACTGCAACCTCCAGCGCCTGGACGGCCCCGTGCGGGGCAACTCCAAGGTCATCCAGGAGCTGGAAAGGCTCTATCGGGGCGCGGGCTGGCACGTGATCAAGGTGGTCTGGGGCTCGGCCTGGGACAGGCTCCTCGCCAAGGATAAGGAGGGCCACCTCCTCCGCCGCTTTGAGGCCCTGGTGGACGGGGAGAGCCAGCGCTACGCCGCCTTCGGGGGCAAGGAGCTGAGGGAGCGCTTCTTCAACACCCCCGAGCTCAAGAAGCTCATTGAAGGCATGACGGATGAGGAGCTCACCGAGCTCACCCGCTCCCGGGGCGGCCACGACTTGGCGAAGATCTACGCCGCCTACAAGGCCGCGGTGGAGCACAAGGGAAGCCCCGTGGTCATCCTCGCCCGGACCATCAAGGGCTACGGGATGGGCCCCACGGTCATGGCCAAGAACGTGGCCCACCAGGTGAAGAAGCTCACCGAGGAGGACCTGAAGGAGGCGAGGCGCTTCCTCGGCATCCCCATCCCCGAGGAGAAGCTTTCCGAGCTCCCCTACTACCATCCGGGGCCGGACTCCCCCGAGGTCCGCTACCTGCTGGAAAGGCGGAAGGCCCTGGGCGGCTTCGTGCCCGAAAGGCGGGTGCGCTTCAAGGGGGGCCTCGAGGTCCCGGACGAGGAGTTCTTCCGGGAGTTCTACGAGGGCTCGGGGGGGCGGGAGATCTCCACCACCATGGCCTTCGTGCGGATCCTCGCCAAGCTCCTCCGCCACCCCAAGATCGGCAAATACATCGTCCCCATCGTCCCCGACGAGGCCCGCACCTTCGGCATGGAGGCCCTGATCGCCCAGGTGGGCGTCTACTCCCCAAAGGGGCAGCTCTACATCCCCGTGGACGCGGGCACCCTCACCGCCTACAAGGAGAGCCAAAAGGGGCAGATCCTGGAGGAGGGGATCACCGAGGCCGGGGCCATGGCCGAGTTCATCGCCGCGGGGACCGCCTACGCCCACTGGGGCATCCCCACCATCCCCTTCTTCATCACCTACTCCATGTTCGGCCTGCAGCGGATCGGGGACCTGGTCTGGGCCGCCGCCGACCAGCGCGCCCGGGGCTTCTTCCTCGGGGCCACGGCGGGGCGCACCACCCTGGCGGGGGAGGGCCTCCAACACCAGGACGGCCAAAGCCACGTCTACGCCCTGGCCGCCCCCAACCTCCTCGCCTACGATCCCGCCTTCGCCTACGAGTTCGCCGTGATCCTGGAGGACGGCCTCCGCCGCATGTACGGCCGGGGGGAGGACGTCTTCTACTACATCACCATTGAGAACGAGAACTACGTCCACCCCCCCATGCCCGAGCCCCGGGAGAAGGTCAAGGAGGGGATCCTAAAAGGGCTTTACCTCTTCCGGGAAGGGGAGGGCAAAGGCCCCAGGGTGCAGCTTTTCGGCACCGGGCCCATCCTCAACGAGGCCCTGAAGGCCCAGGAGCTCTTGGTCCAGTACGGCGTGGTGGCGGACGTTTGGAGCGCCACCAGCTACAAGGCCCTCTACATGGACGCCGTTGAGGCGGAGCGGGAGGCCCGCCTTTTGGGCAAGGCCCGCAGGCCCTACGTGGTGGAGGCCCTCGAGGGCCACGAGGGGCCCGTGGTGGCCGCCACCGACTACCTGAAGGCCCTGCCCAACCTCATCCGGGGGTACCTGGACCGGCCCTTCGCCGCCCTCGGCACGGACGGCTTCGGCCGCTCCGACACCCGGGAGGCCCTTAGGGACTTCTTTGAGGTGGACGCCCGGCACATCGCTTACACCGCCTTGGCCCTACTCCACGGGGAGGGCAAGGTGACGAAGAGGACCCTGAACCAGGCGAGGAAGGACCTGGGCCTTAAGCTGGAGGAGGTGCCGCCCCACCGGCGGTAG